One Rosa chinensis cultivar Old Blush chromosome 5, RchiOBHm-V2, whole genome shotgun sequence genomic region harbors:
- the LOC112202188 gene encoding uncharacterized protein LOC112202188 isoform X2: MVENETKDSWIWFLQLLGKDLDINDGGAGWTFISDKQKGLMPAFDDVVPLAHIRFCARHMWTNFTKLFPGKQMKDQMWKCAKATTIPFYLKEMEDMKQLNEKAYDWMKEPERPPKHWCRAFFNTAQQCDILINNLCESFNGWIRDARGKPPLSMFEEIRVKLMTRIQLRRAKMQAYHGNICPKARKTLEKNKLKAATNCISTFNGGHQAEVENFGGSKNTVDLNLRTCSCRRWDLSGIPCKHAVSAIFQKREDPDDYVAECYLKKTYMAIYSNLIMPVNGMDLWLRGEGPAMLPPQYTRQPGRPKTVRIKDSSEKAKGSGTKLGRVQKSLKCGNCGVLGHNMKTCHRHLPPKEKSSALNKRRKLNNGEGSETQIKKGKKTTLTKNELRKKAKETAEYQRKKMASMKASRAARTKSAPIGSRSVPPPTASSRPVQSSQASSTKAANPTRTSQRIRQNSGTGGGK, from the exons ATGGTGGAGAATGAGACTAAAGATTCGTGGATTTGGTTTCTGCAGTTATTGGGAAAAGATTTGGATATCAATGATGGTGGAGCCGGGTGGACATTTATAAGTGACAAACAGAAGGGATTGATGCCTGCTTTTGATGACGTGGTCCCCTTAGCACATATCAGATTCTGTGCGAGACATATGTGGACTAACTTCACAAAGTTATTTCCGGGGAAACAGATGAAGGACCAGATGTGGAAGTGTGCTAAAGCAACCACAATTCCTTTCTATTTAAAAGAAATGGAAGATATGAAACAGTTGAATGAGAAGGCATATGATTGGATGAAAG AACCTGAAAGGCCCCCAAAACATTGGTGCAGGGCTTTCTTTAACACTGCACAGCAGTGTGACATTCTAATCAATAACTTGTGCGAGAGTTTTAATGGATGGATAAGAGACGCTAGGGGTAAGCCACCTCTATCCATGTTTGAAGAAATCCGAGTGAAGCTAATGACAAGGATTCAGCTTAGAAGGGCAAAAATGCAAGCTTACCATGGTAACATTTGCCCCAAAGCAAGGAAAACACTTGAAAAGAATAAGTTGAAGGCCGCTACAAACTGTATTTCTACCTTCAATGGAGGTCACCAAGCTGAAGTTGAGAACTTTGGTGGCTCTAAGAATACTGTGGACCTGAATCTAAGGACATGCTCTTGTCGAAGGTGGGACTTGTCGGGAATTCCTTGCAAACATGCAGTCTCGGCTATTTTCCAGAAGAGGGAGGACCCGGATGATTACGTTGCTGAATGCTACCTCAAGAAGACCTATATGGCAATATACAGCAACCTCATAATGCCTGTTAATGGTATGGATCTTTGGTTAAGAGGTGAAGGACCAGCAATGTTACCTCCCCAATATACAAGACAGCCGGGACGACCAAAAACTGTGAGGATTAAAGACTCTTCAGAGAAAGCTAAGGGATCTGGTACTAAACTAGGAAGAGTACAGAAATCACTCAAGTGTGGCAATTGTGGGGTCCTAGGTCACAATATGAAGACATGCCATCGACATCTGCCACCAAAGGAGAAAAGTTCTGCCCTTAATAAAAGGAGGAAGCTAAACAACGGGGAGGGTTCTGAAACTCAG AtcaagaaggggaaaaaaacaaCCTTGACAAAGAATGAATTGAggaagaaagccaaagaaacagcCGAGTATCAAAGG AAGAAGATGGCTTCCATGAAGGCCTCAAGAGCAGCAAGAACCAAATCTGCTCCAATCGGCTCAAGGAGTGTACCACCACCAACTGCCAGTTCAAGGCCTGTACAAAGTTCTCAAGCATCCAGCACCAAGGCTGCAAACCCAACTAGAACCTCGCAAAGAATTAGACAAAACTCAGGTACAGGAGGTGGGAAATAG
- the LOC112202188 gene encoding uncharacterized protein LOC112202188 isoform X1, whose amino-acid sequence MVENETKDSWIWFLQLLGKDLDINDGGAGWTFISDKQKGLMPAFDDVVPLAHIRFCARHMWTNFTKLFPGKQMKDQMWKCAKATTIPFYLKEMEDMKQLNEKAYDWMKEPERPPKHWCRAFFNTAQQCDILINNLCESFNGWIRDARGKPPLSMFEEIRVKLMTRIQLRRAKMQAYHGNICPKARKTLEKNKLKAATNCISTFNGGHQAEVENFGGSKNTVDLNLRTCSCRRWDLSGIPCKHAVSAIFQKREDPDDYVAECYLKKTYMAIYSNLIMPVNGMDLWLRGEGPAMLPPQYTRQPGRPKTVRIKDSSEKAKGSGTKLGRVQKSLKCGNCGVLGHNMKTCHRHLPPKEKSSALNKRRKLNNGEGSETQQIKKGKKTTLTKNELRKKAKETAEYQRKKMASMKASRAARTKSAPIGSRSVPPPTASSRPVQSSQASSTKAANPTRTSQRIRQNSGTGGGK is encoded by the exons ATGGTGGAGAATGAGACTAAAGATTCGTGGATTTGGTTTCTGCAGTTATTGGGAAAAGATTTGGATATCAATGATGGTGGAGCCGGGTGGACATTTATAAGTGACAAACAGAAGGGATTGATGCCTGCTTTTGATGACGTGGTCCCCTTAGCACATATCAGATTCTGTGCGAGACATATGTGGACTAACTTCACAAAGTTATTTCCGGGGAAACAGATGAAGGACCAGATGTGGAAGTGTGCTAAAGCAACCACAATTCCTTTCTATTTAAAAGAAATGGAAGATATGAAACAGTTGAATGAGAAGGCATATGATTGGATGAAAG AACCTGAAAGGCCCCCAAAACATTGGTGCAGGGCTTTCTTTAACACTGCACAGCAGTGTGACATTCTAATCAATAACTTGTGCGAGAGTTTTAATGGATGGATAAGAGACGCTAGGGGTAAGCCACCTCTATCCATGTTTGAAGAAATCCGAGTGAAGCTAATGACAAGGATTCAGCTTAGAAGGGCAAAAATGCAAGCTTACCATGGTAACATTTGCCCCAAAGCAAGGAAAACACTTGAAAAGAATAAGTTGAAGGCCGCTACAAACTGTATTTCTACCTTCAATGGAGGTCACCAAGCTGAAGTTGAGAACTTTGGTGGCTCTAAGAATACTGTGGACCTGAATCTAAGGACATGCTCTTGTCGAAGGTGGGACTTGTCGGGAATTCCTTGCAAACATGCAGTCTCGGCTATTTTCCAGAAGAGGGAGGACCCGGATGATTACGTTGCTGAATGCTACCTCAAGAAGACCTATATGGCAATATACAGCAACCTCATAATGCCTGTTAATGGTATGGATCTTTGGTTAAGAGGTGAAGGACCAGCAATGTTACCTCCCCAATATACAAGACAGCCGGGACGACCAAAAACTGTGAGGATTAAAGACTCTTCAGAGAAAGCTAAGGGATCTGGTACTAAACTAGGAAGAGTACAGAAATCACTCAAGTGTGGCAATTGTGGGGTCCTAGGTCACAATATGAAGACATGCCATCGACATCTGCCACCAAAGGAGAAAAGTTCTGCCCTTAATAAAAGGAGGAAGCTAAACAACGGGGAGGGTTCTGAAACTCAG CAGAtcaagaaggggaaaaaaacaaCCTTGACAAAGAATGAATTGAggaagaaagccaaagaaacagcCGAGTATCAAAGG AAGAAGATGGCTTCCATGAAGGCCTCAAGAGCAGCAAGAACCAAATCTGCTCCAATCGGCTCAAGGAGTGTACCACCACCAACTGCCAGTTCAAGGCCTGTACAAAGTTCTCAAGCATCCAGCACCAAGGCTGCAAACCCAACTAGAACCTCGCAAAGAATTAGACAAAACTCAGGTACAGGAGGTGGGAAATAG